A genomic region of Patescibacteria group bacterium contains the following coding sequences:
- the dprA gene encoding DNA-processing protein DprA: protein MNDLSYRVGMNTIGIGPATFSKLSNHFSSLKLAWSANLSQLKTAGLPEKLSLKFIEKRSKINLESELTKINKLNIKLITPENSTWPKLLSEISRPPYLLYCLGDEKVLNDLSIGVVGSRKFTAYGKLACEKIVWGLAQNNLTIVSGLALGIDTIAHKAALENETKTIAVLGTGLNFIYPRINFRLAEQIQSQGCLISEFPLGTVGMPGNFPQRNRIISGITIGILVVEAAIKSGALITANFSLEQNREVFAVPGSIFNPQSEGCLNLIKMGAKTTTSYLDVVEELGIKNQISNEAGEVEFDNEAERKIYQVLSPDSALQTNLIIQKTKLSVPEVSSTLTLMEMKGIIKNLGGQNYIKRQ, encoded by the coding sequence ATGAATGATTTGTCCTATCGGGTAGGGATGAATACAATTGGAATAGGTCCGGCGACCTTTTCGAAATTATCTAACCATTTTTCGAGTTTAAAATTAGCATGGTCTGCTAATTTATCGCAGCTTAAGACGGCGGGTTTGCCAGAAAAATTAAGTTTAAAATTCATTGAAAAAAGATCTAAAATCAACCTTGAATCTGAATTAACGAAGATTAATAAATTAAATATTAAATTAATTACTCCAGAAAACTCTACTTGGCCTAAATTATTATCAGAAATTTCGCGTCCTCCATATTTGTTATATTGCTTGGGCGATGAAAAGGTATTAAATGATTTATCGATTGGCGTGGTGGGATCTCGAAAATTTACCGCTTACGGGAAATTAGCTTGTGAAAAAATTGTTTGGGGTTTAGCGCAAAACAATCTCACCATTGTCTCGGGTTTAGCCTTGGGCATAGACACGATTGCGCATAAAGCAGCGCTCGAAAATGAGACCAAGACGATTGCGGTTTTGGGGACTGGTTTAAATTTTATATATCCGAGGATTAATTTTCGGCTGGCGGAACAAATTCAAAGTCAGGGTTGTTTAATTTCTGAATTTCCCTTAGGAACTGTAGGGATGCCGGGAAATTTTCCACAAAGAAATCGAATAATATCTGGAATAACAATTGGAATTTTGGTGGTTGAGGCAGCGATAAAATCTGGAGCGTTAATTACCGCAAATTTTTCCTTAGAACAAAATCGAGAAGTTTTTGCGGTTCCAGGTTCAATTTTTAATCCACAATCTGAAGGTTGTTTGAATTTAATTAAAATGGGCGCAAAAACCACCACTTCTTATCTTGATGTGGTAGAAGAACTTGGAATAAAAAATCAAATTTCTAATGAAGCTGGTGAGGTTGAATTCGACAATGAAGCGGAGCGGAAAATTTATCAAGTTTTAAGTCCAGATTCAGCCTTGCAAACAAACTTAATTATTCAAAAAACTAAACTATCCGTGCCTGAAGTATCATCGACGTTAACATTAATGGAAATGAAAGGAATAATCAAAAATTTGGGTGGTCAAAATTATATTAAAAGGCAATAA